The nucleotide window ACCAGCCCTTTTTCTGAAATTATCGATTGTGGTCTCGATTCTTCTAACCACACATTCGTGTACAAAAGATGAAAAGACCACTATCGCGGTTGTTCCCAAAGGTACCTCGCACGTATTCTGGAAATCGGTGCATGCCGGCGCAAAAAAAGCCGAACAGGAACTGGGTATCGAGACAATCTGGCAGGGGCCGGAAAAAGAAGACGACCGTCAGATGCAAATTCAGGTGGTACAGAATTTTATTTCACGAAATGTCGATGCTCTTGTTCTTGCGCCACTGGATGAGGTAGCGCTGATCCGTCCAGTGGAGGCTGCTATCAAAAGAAATATCCCGACGGTAATAATCGATTCGGACCTCAAAACCGACAATTATGTGAGTTTTGTTGCCACCGATAATTTCGAGGGCGGCAAAATTGCCGCCAAAGAGCTTGCCCGGCTTCTTAAGGGAAACGGCAATATTCTTATGATGCGCTATGCCGAAGGCTCGGCAAGCACGGCAAAGCGTGAGGAAGGTTTCCTGGAAGGCATAAACGAGTATGCACCCGATGTAACACTCCTTTCCACCGATCAGTATGCGGGTGTTACCGCAGAATCGGCCCTCCAGACGGGTCAAAATCTCATTAATAAATATGAAGAACTGGATGGAATATTCTGCCCCAACGAATCCACGACCTTCGGCATGCTCAGGGCACTGCAAACTGCTGCAAAGGCGGGAACAATCAAGTTTGTGGGATTTGATTCCAGCGAACCGCTTGTTACAGCTCTTGAAAAAGAAGAAATCCACGGGCTTGTGGTCCAGAATCCCTTTAAAATGGGATATCTTGGTGTTAAGACCGCCATGAAAG belongs to Chitinivibrionales bacterium and includes:
- a CDS encoding substrate-binding domain-containing protein, coding for MKLPALFLKLSIVVSILLTTHSCTKDEKTTIAVVPKGTSHVFWKSVHAGAKKAEQELGIETIWQGPEKEDDRQMQIQVVQNFISRNVDALVLAPLDEVALIRPVEAAIKRNIPTVIIDSDLKTDNYVSFVATDNFEGGKIAAKELARLLKGNGNILMMRYAEGSASTAKREEGFLEGINEYAPDVTLLSTDQYAGVTAESALQTGQNLINKYEELDGIFCPNESTTFGMLRALQTAAKAGTIKFVGFDSSEPLVTALEKEEIHGLVVQNPFKMGYLGVKTAMKALKGKPVEKRIDTGAMLVTKDNLDTPPVQQAISPELDKWLSAK